A stretch of Geotrypetes seraphini chromosome 2, aGeoSer1.1, whole genome shotgun sequence DNA encodes these proteins:
- the LOC117354708 gene encoding oocyte zinc finger protein XlCOF6-like isoform X1: protein MLVPDVSRTMRVTFEDITVSFSQEEWEYLDEGQKELYREVMNENYQTLISLETGYERIDHDILSRIKQEEEPYVWDSLETREREVTLLDTAGNEAIQELKQEELPVGLEQIPGQSRNVCGNISRGTERRNQQESEKDQSDPAGNSPCGDTGCDRELTNIPEHHLHLKAERPFQDSESGPEPSKLLREEMNGNGSFLCNNCGIIFNTNDRFLLDRRMNTMETLVLCSQCEKTLHKNLNQRIPDAFKPFPCTESSKSFCHNDSIIQQRTHTGNTIRIGNKPYTCSECYKGFTRSSSLKRHQILHSGEKPFICTVCGKGFIQRAHLKRHQVIHSGKKSFTCTECDKSFIQQSRLRRHQIIHSGKKPYTCTECDKSFIQQSQLRRHQMIHSGKKPFTCTECGKCFIWYSNLKRHQTIQSEKKHFICSECNKIFTRSSCLKTHQLLIHNGKKSFTCTECNKSFMYLSCLKIHQMIHNGKKPFICTECGKRFIGMAQLTRHQMIHSGKKPYTCSECGKSFTWSSQLKSHQMIHSGNKPFMCMECGRNFIWPSQLKWHQMIHSGHKPFTCSECGKNFRWSSQLKMHQITHSGKKPFICTECNKSFTRSSYLKIHQRFHSGKKPFTCTECGKSFSWLKDLQRHNIIHSGMKPFACAECGKSFIQRAHLKRHQMIHSGKKPFACTECDKRFSWTSDLQRHKIIHSRKNPFKCSECNSSFTGSSYLKIHQRMHSGKTD from the exons AAACTGGATATGAAAGGATCGATCACGATATATTATCGAGGATTAAACAAGAGGAAGAGCCATATGTCTGGGATTCCCTGGagacgagagagagagaagttaCTCTCTTAGACACAG CAGGTAATGAGGCTATACAGGAGCTGAAGCAAGAAGAACTTCCTGTGGGACTGGAACAAATCCCAGGACAATCACGAAACGTCTGTGGGAATATTTCTCGGGGAACAGAGAGGAGGAATCAGCAGGAATCGGAGAAGGACCAGAGCGACCCTGCAGGAAACTCACCTTGTGGAGATACTGGTTGTGACAGGGAGCTCACGAACATCCCAGAACACCATCTACACCTGAAAGCAGAGAGACCCTTTCAAGATAGTGAGAGTGGTCCAGAGCCTTCTAAACTCCTGCGAGAAGAAATGAATGGTAACGGATCCTTTTTGTGTAACAACTGTGGAATTATCTTCAATACGAATGATCGATTCTTATTAGATAGGAGAATGAACACTATGGAGACACTCGTTTTATGCTCTCAGTGTGAAAAGACTTTACACAAGAATTTAAACCAGAGAATTCCTGATGCATTTAAACCATTTCCATGTACTGAAAGTAGCAAAAGTTTCTGTCATAACGACTCAATAATACAGCAAAGGACACATACTGGAAACACGATCCGTATCGGAAATAAACCGTATACATGTTCTGAGTGTTATAAAGGTTTCACTCGGTCATCAAGTCTGAAAAGGCACCAAATATTACATAGTGGAGAGAAGCCTTTCATATGTACTGTGTGTGGTAAAGGCTTCATTCAACGGGCACATCTGAAGAGGCATCAAGTGATCCACAGTGGAAAGAAATcttttacatgtactgagtgtgataAAAGTTTCATTCAGCAGTCACGGCTGAGAAGGCATCAAATAATTCATAGTGGAAAGAAACcgtatacatgtactgagtgtgataAAAGTTTCATTCAGCAGTCACAGCTGAGAAGGCATCAAATGATTCATAGTGGAAAAAAACCTTTTACTTGTACCGAATGTGGTAAATGTTTCATTTGGTACTCAAATCTGAAAAGGCACCAAACAATTCAAAGTGAAAAGAAACATTTTAtatgtagtgagtgtaataaaatTTTTACTCGGTCATCATGTCTGAAAACCCACCAACTACTAATCCATAATGGAAAGAAAAGTTTTACATgcaccgagtgtaataaaagtttcatgTACTTATCGTGTTTGAAAATCCACCAAATGATCCACAATGGGAAGAAACCCTTTATCTGTACTGAATGTGGTAAACGTTTTATTGGGATGGCACAGCTGACACGGCATCAAATGATCCACAGTGGAAAGAAGCCTTATActtgttctgaatgtggtaaaagtttcaCTTGGTCCTCACAGCTGAAAAGTCATCAAATGATCCACAGTGGAAATAAACCTTTTATGTGTATGGAGTGTGGTAGAAATTTTATTTGGCCGTCACAGCTGAAATGGCATCAAATGATCCACAGTGGACATAAACCTTTTACGTGTAGTGAGTGTGGTAAAAATTTCCGCTGGTCCTCACAGCTGAAAATGCACCAAATAACCCACAGTGGAAAGAAGCCCTTTATATgcactgaatgtaataaaagtttcactcgGTCATCGTATCTGAAAATCCACCAAAGATTCCATAGTGGAAAGAAACCGTTtacgtgtactgagtgtggtaaaagcttcagctGGTTAAAAGATTTGCAAAGGCACAACATAATCCACAGTGGAATGAAACCGTTTGCGTGtgctgagtgtggtaaaagcttcattCAGCGGGCACATCTGAAGAGGCATCAAATGATCCACAGCGGAAAGAAACCTTTTGCGTGTACTGAGTGCGATAAACGTTTCAGTTGGACCTCAGATCTGCAAAGGCACAAAATAATCCACAGCAGAAAGAATCCTTTTAAGTGTTCTGAGTGCAATTCAAGTTTCACTGGTTCATCGTATTTAAAAATACATCAAAGAATGCACAGCGGAAAGACTGACTGA
- the LOC117354708 gene encoding oocyte zinc finger protein XlCOF6-like isoform X2, whose translation MLVPDVSRTMRVTFEDITVSFSQEEWEYLDEGQKELYREVMNENYQTLISLETGYERIDHDILSRIKQEEEPYVWDSLETREREVTLLDTGNEAIQELKQEELPVGLEQIPGQSRNVCGNISRGTERRNQQESEKDQSDPAGNSPCGDTGCDRELTNIPEHHLHLKAERPFQDSESGPEPSKLLREEMNGNGSFLCNNCGIIFNTNDRFLLDRRMNTMETLVLCSQCEKTLHKNLNQRIPDAFKPFPCTESSKSFCHNDSIIQQRTHTGNTIRIGNKPYTCSECYKGFTRSSSLKRHQILHSGEKPFICTVCGKGFIQRAHLKRHQVIHSGKKSFTCTECDKSFIQQSRLRRHQIIHSGKKPYTCTECDKSFIQQSQLRRHQMIHSGKKPFTCTECGKCFIWYSNLKRHQTIQSEKKHFICSECNKIFTRSSCLKTHQLLIHNGKKSFTCTECNKSFMYLSCLKIHQMIHNGKKPFICTECGKRFIGMAQLTRHQMIHSGKKPYTCSECGKSFTWSSQLKSHQMIHSGNKPFMCMECGRNFIWPSQLKWHQMIHSGHKPFTCSECGKNFRWSSQLKMHQITHSGKKPFICTECNKSFTRSSYLKIHQRFHSGKKPFTCTECGKSFSWLKDLQRHNIIHSGMKPFACAECGKSFIQRAHLKRHQMIHSGKKPFACTECDKRFSWTSDLQRHKIIHSRKNPFKCSECNSSFTGSSYLKIHQRMHSGKTD comes from the exons AAACTGGATATGAAAGGATCGATCACGATATATTATCGAGGATTAAACAAGAGGAAGAGCCATATGTCTGGGATTCCCTGGagacgagagagagagaagttaCTCTCTTAGACACAG GTAATGAGGCTATACAGGAGCTGAAGCAAGAAGAACTTCCTGTGGGACTGGAACAAATCCCAGGACAATCACGAAACGTCTGTGGGAATATTTCTCGGGGAACAGAGAGGAGGAATCAGCAGGAATCGGAGAAGGACCAGAGCGACCCTGCAGGAAACTCACCTTGTGGAGATACTGGTTGTGACAGGGAGCTCACGAACATCCCAGAACACCATCTACACCTGAAAGCAGAGAGACCCTTTCAAGATAGTGAGAGTGGTCCAGAGCCTTCTAAACTCCTGCGAGAAGAAATGAATGGTAACGGATCCTTTTTGTGTAACAACTGTGGAATTATCTTCAATACGAATGATCGATTCTTATTAGATAGGAGAATGAACACTATGGAGACACTCGTTTTATGCTCTCAGTGTGAAAAGACTTTACACAAGAATTTAAACCAGAGAATTCCTGATGCATTTAAACCATTTCCATGTACTGAAAGTAGCAAAAGTTTCTGTCATAACGACTCAATAATACAGCAAAGGACACATACTGGAAACACGATCCGTATCGGAAATAAACCGTATACATGTTCTGAGTGTTATAAAGGTTTCACTCGGTCATCAAGTCTGAAAAGGCACCAAATATTACATAGTGGAGAGAAGCCTTTCATATGTACTGTGTGTGGTAAAGGCTTCATTCAACGGGCACATCTGAAGAGGCATCAAGTGATCCACAGTGGAAAGAAATcttttacatgtactgagtgtgataAAAGTTTCATTCAGCAGTCACGGCTGAGAAGGCATCAAATAATTCATAGTGGAAAGAAACcgtatacatgtactgagtgtgataAAAGTTTCATTCAGCAGTCACAGCTGAGAAGGCATCAAATGATTCATAGTGGAAAAAAACCTTTTACTTGTACCGAATGTGGTAAATGTTTCATTTGGTACTCAAATCTGAAAAGGCACCAAACAATTCAAAGTGAAAAGAAACATTTTAtatgtagtgagtgtaataaaatTTTTACTCGGTCATCATGTCTGAAAACCCACCAACTACTAATCCATAATGGAAAGAAAAGTTTTACATgcaccgagtgtaataaaagtttcatgTACTTATCGTGTTTGAAAATCCACCAAATGATCCACAATGGGAAGAAACCCTTTATCTGTACTGAATGTGGTAAACGTTTTATTGGGATGGCACAGCTGACACGGCATCAAATGATCCACAGTGGAAAGAAGCCTTATActtgttctgaatgtggtaaaagtttcaCTTGGTCCTCACAGCTGAAAAGTCATCAAATGATCCACAGTGGAAATAAACCTTTTATGTGTATGGAGTGTGGTAGAAATTTTATTTGGCCGTCACAGCTGAAATGGCATCAAATGATCCACAGTGGACATAAACCTTTTACGTGTAGTGAGTGTGGTAAAAATTTCCGCTGGTCCTCACAGCTGAAAATGCACCAAATAACCCACAGTGGAAAGAAGCCCTTTATATgcactgaatgtaataaaagtttcactcgGTCATCGTATCTGAAAATCCACCAAAGATTCCATAGTGGAAAGAAACCGTTtacgtgtactgagtgtggtaaaagcttcagctGGTTAAAAGATTTGCAAAGGCACAACATAATCCACAGTGGAATGAAACCGTTTGCGTGtgctgagtgtggtaaaagcttcattCAGCGGGCACATCTGAAGAGGCATCAAATGATCCACAGCGGAAAGAAACCTTTTGCGTGTACTGAGTGCGATAAACGTTTCAGTTGGACCTCAGATCTGCAAAGGCACAAAATAATCCACAGCAGAAAGAATCCTTTTAAGTGTTCTGAGTGCAATTCAAGTTTCACTGGTTCATCGTATTTAAAAATACATCAAAGAATGCACAGCGGAAAGACTGACTGA